A window of the Brumimicrobium sp. genome harbors these coding sequences:
- the gcvH gene encoding glycine cleavage system protein GcvH: MNIPGNLKYTKDHEWCLVEGNTVTIGVTDFAQSELGDIVFVEVETAGETLEQEEVFGSIEAVKTVSDLFMPVSGEIIEFNENIESNPDLVNSDPYGEGWIIKVRMGNASDLDNLLDADGYKALIG, translated from the coding sequence ATGAACATACCAGGAAATTTAAAGTACACAAAGGACCACGAATGGTGTTTGGTTGAAGGAAATACAGTTACAATTGGAGTGACTGATTTTGCGCAAAGCGAATTAGGAGATATTGTTTTTGTAGAAGTTGAAACAGCTGGAGAAACCTTAGAGCAAGAAGAAGTTTTTGGATCTATTGAAGCAGTTAAAACAGTATCAGATTTATTTATGCCTGTTTCTGGAGAAATTATTGAATTTAATGAAAATATTGAATCTAATCCTGATTTAGTTAACTCTGACCCATATGGAGAAGGATGGATTATTAAAGTAAGAATGGGGAATGCATCTGATTTAGATAATTTACTTGATGCAGATGGATATAAAGCTTTGATAGGCTAA
- a CDS encoding AI-2E family transporter produces the protein MSSIQNLLLIIVISLVLYLFNILSFIFIPLAFGLFGALLFSPLMRWFTSKRLPRLFGLIFIVLVISVIARGAYEVVYLATEELESVDAGFIDNATYRMNEITDKALDILGIEMDEAQEQITAFFKSDKVRSFLLGNVNNGLSFAINFISILLMSLFFMVLFLFGSIDVEKVLESLIFKEMNTSKEAYRKLEKNILVFVLVKLIISAITGFAYSVVAYSFGVSFPIFWGVLAFLLNFIQVVGPILSVVLLSLFATIEMGFTGGLIFFTLLLIAIQTIGGGILEPILMGKSLSMNTISILVMLSIWGFVWGIPGMILSIPITVVLKVILERFPSTKTFSDLIL, from the coding sequence ATGTCGTCTATACAAAACCTCTTGCTGATAATTGTAATTTCCCTTGTTTTATATCTCTTTAATATATTATCTTTTATTTTTATTCCATTAGCTTTTGGACTGTTTGGAGCACTATTATTTTCCCCCTTAATGCGTTGGTTTACTAGTAAAAGATTGCCCCGACTTTTTGGGTTGATTTTTATTGTATTAGTCATTTCAGTAATAGCGAGAGGTGCTTATGAAGTTGTTTATTTAGCTACTGAAGAATTAGAAAGTGTAGATGCAGGTTTTATTGATAATGCAACGTATCGAATGAATGAAATAACAGATAAAGCATTAGATATTTTAGGAATAGAAATGGATGAAGCTCAGGAGCAAATTACAGCTTTCTTTAAAAGTGATAAAGTTCGATCTTTTCTCCTAGGAAATGTAAATAATGGGCTTTCGTTTGCCATAAACTTCATTTCGATTCTTCTGATGAGTTTATTTTTTATGGTTTTATTTTTATTTGGTTCTATTGATGTTGAGAAAGTTCTAGAGAGTTTAATTTTTAAAGAAATGAATACCTCCAAAGAAGCCTATCGTAAATTAGAAAAGAATATTCTAGTCTTTGTATTAGTGAAACTAATTATTAGTGCCATTACAGGATTTGCCTATAGTGTAGTTGCGTATTCTTTTGGGGTGAGTTTCCCAATATTCTGGGGGGTACTTGCCTTTTTATTAAATTTCATCCAAGTTGTCGGACCGATTTTATCAGTAGTTTTGCTTAGCTTATTTGCAACAATAGAAATGGGTTTTACGGGAGGACTTATATTTTTTACGCTTCTCTTAATTGCCATACAAACTATAGGAGGTGGCATTTTAGAACCTATTTTAATGGGTAAATCTCTTTCTATGAATACGATTTCAATTTTAGTTATGTTGTCTATCTGGGGCTTTGTTTGGGGTATTCCAGGAATGATACTTTCTATTCCTATTACGGTGGTTCTTAAAGTAATTCTAGAACGTTTTCCATCTACGAAGACTTTCTCAGATTTAATTTTGTAG
- a CDS encoding GNAT family N-acetyltransferase — protein sequence MSTPAYHIRKAKQGDEGAILALIKMLAEFENEPHQVINTAEQLAIDLFQDGICACFVAESEENIIGIALYYTSYSTWYGRSLYLEDIIIDPAYRRLGIGKSLFSKLIEEAKNSGAKRMDWQVLEWNSSAIEFYKSVGAKLDSEWVNGRLYF from the coding sequence ATGTCAACACCCGCATATCATATTAGAAAGGCTAAACAAGGAGACGAAGGCGCTATCCTAGCTTTGATTAAGATGTTAGCCGAATTTGAGAATGAACCACATCAAGTTATCAATACAGCAGAACAATTAGCTATTGACTTATTCCAAGATGGTATTTGCGCTTGTTTTGTAGCAGAATCTGAAGAAAATATTATTGGAATAGCTCTTTACTATACTTCTTATTCTACGTGGTATGGAAGATCATTGTATTTGGAAGACATCATAATCGATCCAGCATATAGACGCCTTGGAATTGGTAAATCTTTATTTTCTAAGCTCATAGAAGAAGCTAAAAATAGTGGTGCAAAACGAATGGATTGGCAAGTGCTTGAATGGAATAGTTCTGCCATTGAATTTTACAAATCTGTTGGGGCAAAATTAGATTCCGAATGGGTGAATGGCAGGTTGTATTTCTAA
- the sprA gene encoding cell surface protein SprA — MKQYWIVLLYLIPLTVFGQVDTTHNLPYPINNPYDPTGNNKQSFDLGDPSSVKKTIVYDPKTGKYIFQEQLNGMDYRNPSMMTLEEYIQYEDSKNRSDYWKEKIDSQNKEERGLIPPIKIDSPLFANIFGSDEIQIRPEGSIEISLGVNSARYDNPAIPEKDRRITRFDFQQQIQMNLVGQIGTKLKLSASYNTKASFSFDNITKLEWSGNEDQILQKIEAGNVSMPLQTSLIQGSQTLFGVYTKLKFGRLTIDAIASTSRGQKQEMNIKGGAQVKDFKLKADEYEANRHYFLNYYHRDHYDEAMKTVPVVNSLVNITRIEVWVTNQSNKTEDTRNILAFTDLGENKSSNWSGNPGSPSSNELPDNKSNGLYNFLSGNSAIRSFNNAVAALETQVSTPGPFRQSVEYEKVENARRLDEREFTYNAQLGFISLNMPLDNDEVLAVAYEYTYSGKTYQVGDFSTDGIIGTNALFLKLLKPTITNPKNKLWDLMMKNVYSIGAYQVSQQGFRLDILYNNPENSLLVNFLPYPGLDDRQVIDVVGMDRLNQNNRAQMDGVFDFMPITFEGNRATNGGTINTKNGRIYFSTVEPFGETVKKEMIGAGLAPIANNVAFTELYDSTKISAQQIPKKNRFYFVGKYESSVTDEIPLNALNVPEGSVVVTAGGIRLQEGSDFTVDYNLGRVKILNSAVLESNADIKISIESNSVFGFQNKSLMGTHLNYMVNPDFNIGFTWMRKAEKPITQKVDIGEEPYKNNVVGVNLSYRTELPFLTKLINLIPTISTKQKSYLTLNAEAAHLIPGSPRAITKDGISYVDDFEGSQSTIDLKNFSSWKLASIPHGQPDMFPEANLKNDLRAGFNRAHMSWYVIDYSTFHRNTSTTPKNIAENPAETENMNVAYVNKTDLFPNNNPALGEITNITTLDLTYYPKERGMYNYDTTNTVNSDGDFINPESRWAGIMRSLTTTDFERTNVEYIQFWLLDPFNNDQDPDGTNVGGNLYFNLGNLSEDILPDSRKSFENGLPREYSNTENIDYTKWARISTQQVVVNAFDNDPDTRAQQDVGLDGYSSDKEKTAFANYVTWIQNNPVLSQQAKDRMLKDVSNDDYTYYRDDRYDQNKYGVIRRYKYWNGHEGNSPTPEMSKLINSDGYNTQATNTPDMEDINRDNNLSESESYFQYKVSLHKSDLNVGQNYIINTREYSKGSKNYKWYQFRIPIRNPQKAVNGISDFRSIRFMRMFLNEFGEQTTLRFAKLELVRSEWRKFRESLTQPGDGIQTDPDLTAFDIGAVNIEEHDQREPINYVIPPGILREIDPSQQYQRQLNEQSMTLEVCDLKDGDARAATKNVGMDMLRYKNLEMFVHGEEVDPTKPLNNYDVTVFVRLGTDFKENYYEYEIPVKKTPWGAKSDLAIWPEENNVRVVFEELIALKKERNRAMESPGTGAAYNVEYTKVVDHQPGKSDNNNVNHPKRMIKVKGNPNLADVKTIMIGIRNPAQNGDNPWKPDDGFAKCVEVWVNELRLTEFDNKGGSAALAQMDVQIADFASVKVAGAYSGMNWGSIDSRVSERQRDNRLNLDVNANAQLGQLLGEKARIDIPFLYTYSVGTINPQYDPYNPDVELTSYDGEERRKRMRDGQEFDERKSYNFTNIRRQQKPGGKSRIWNISNFSFNYGYSENLHRDFRTNYDRTKIWKGGLDYSFNGSPKLWEPFKNVEFMKKSKWWDIIRSFNLYLGPKNISVRNNIIRNYNERQIRNNIPNTAFEFQPIYLKNFMWNRDFNFQYDISKSLKFDFTASNNSIFDEPEGQIDRKKNPDNYRVFQDSIKSQMSTLGRAMRYNQMYNITYTLPFSKIPALDFINSNIRYSGSYEWNRPNLGMEAFGNTIQNSRTINATAQLNMLTLYKKSKFLNKIISDGGGRTAAVSRNTLGGDNKSSGGASKGKTTPKNNSKLAKKVKELEQKQKELNKVKVDKLSPEELAKHNQELAKVEKKLESKQPKLEKQNEQLEKQQEREERYKEKYGKPFHPVAGFMGRLVMSVRSISGTYAQNDGILLPGFNQEAQFFGMNGTTFGDGRMFRFAFGDQERNVFGQENGFRIAPYAGDKGYIVDTSGLNTQHTVIHSQNYNIKASLEPIRDLKIDLTMDRKFTQNSSEFYRFSDSLLTFESQSRFLSTTVTYSTISIGSAFERLTKEYKSQLFTNMRDKRQEVSAFLGAGNPNSISDSSGYKDGYGPAQQDVIIGAFLSTFSGRKVNKRSISPLRNIPLPNWNISYNGLSKFPFAKKAVQNFTLRHGYSSSVTVAGMQTNLKSMQDDDGNLTARDINNNFIPSQQVQNITISERFAPLFGFDATWKVGGNGLLTKFEINKERSASLALSNNQVTEMTGTEYIIGVGYKFTKFRLPFTFQGNKLKPSDLNFRFDFSIRDNLTVIRKIIENTTQATAGQKVMSIRSTLDYLVTKYLTVSLYYDQQLNTPKIATSYVTGNISSGIRLRFNLGGL; from the coding sequence GTGAAACAATACTGGATAGTGTTGCTATACCTTATTCCCTTAACTGTTTTTGGACAGGTTGACACAACACATAATCTTCCTTATCCCATAAATAATCCTTACGACCCTACAGGAAACAACAAACAAAGTTTTGATCTTGGGGACCCTTCGAGTGTAAAAAAGACAATTGTCTATGATCCTAAAACAGGAAAATATATTTTTCAAGAGCAACTCAATGGAATGGATTATAGGAATCCTTCTATGATGACATTAGAGGAGTATATTCAATATGAAGACAGTAAAAATCGTTCGGATTATTGGAAAGAAAAAATTGATTCTCAGAACAAAGAAGAACGGGGATTAATTCCTCCTATTAAGATTGATAGTCCTCTTTTTGCTAATATTTTTGGATCAGATGAAATTCAAATTCGTCCAGAAGGAAGTATAGAGATTTCCCTAGGGGTAAATTCCGCTCGTTACGATAACCCGGCTATTCCAGAAAAAGATAGGCGTATAACTCGTTTTGATTTTCAACAGCAAATACAAATGAACTTAGTAGGGCAAATTGGAACTAAGCTAAAACTAAGTGCTTCCTATAATACCAAAGCTTCTTTCAGTTTTGATAATATTACCAAACTTGAATGGTCAGGAAATGAAGACCAAATTTTGCAAAAAATTGAAGCAGGTAATGTTTCTATGCCTCTTCAAACTTCGTTAATTCAAGGTTCTCAAACCCTATTTGGAGTATATACAAAATTGAAATTTGGAAGATTAACTATTGATGCTATTGCTTCTACTTCTCGTGGGCAAAAACAGGAGATGAATATCAAAGGAGGGGCACAAGTTAAAGACTTTAAATTAAAAGCTGATGAATATGAGGCAAACCGACACTATTTTTTAAACTATTATCATAGAGATCATTATGATGAAGCAATGAAAACTGTTCCGGTTGTAAATTCTCTTGTAAATATTACACGTATTGAGGTATGGGTAACAAATCAATCAAATAAAACAGAAGATACACGTAACATTTTAGCTTTTACAGATTTAGGAGAAAATAAGTCAAGCAATTGGTCAGGGAACCCAGGTTCCCCTTCCAGTAATGAATTGCCTGATAATAAATCAAATGGATTATACAATTTCCTAAGTGGAAATTCAGCAATTCGTAGTTTTAATAATGCTGTTGCTGCCTTAGAAACTCAGGTTTCAACTCCAGGTCCCTTCCGTCAATCTGTGGAATATGAGAAGGTTGAAAATGCTCGTAGATTAGATGAAAGAGAATTTACATATAATGCACAATTAGGTTTTATCTCCTTAAATATGCCTCTGGATAATGATGAGGTTTTGGCTGTTGCGTATGAATATACCTATTCAGGGAAAACCTATCAAGTGGGAGATTTTTCGACAGATGGAATCATTGGAACAAATGCTCTATTCTTAAAATTATTAAAGCCAACCATCACAAATCCAAAGAATAAACTTTGGGATTTAATGATGAAAAACGTGTATTCTATTGGGGCATATCAAGTAAGTCAACAAGGATTCAGATTAGATATCTTATACAACAATCCCGAAAACAGTTTGTTGGTGAATTTTCTTCCTTACCCAGGTCTAGATGATCGTCAGGTAATTGATGTAGTAGGCATGGATAGATTAAATCAAAATAACCGCGCACAAATGGATGGGGTTTTTGATTTTATGCCTATAACTTTTGAAGGAAATAGAGCCACGAATGGAGGTACGATTAATACTAAGAATGGACGTATTTATTTTAGTACTGTGGAACCGTTTGGGGAAACCGTAAAGAAAGAAATGATTGGTGCAGGTTTAGCTCCAATTGCCAATAATGTAGCGTTTACGGAATTATATGATTCAACTAAAATCTCAGCCCAGCAAATACCAAAGAAAAATCGTTTTTATTTTGTTGGTAAATACGAATCCTCTGTTACAGATGAAATTCCATTGAATGCATTGAATGTACCAGAAGGTTCTGTAGTTGTTACGGCAGGTGGTATTCGCTTACAAGAAGGCTCTGACTTTACAGTAGATTATAACTTAGGGAGAGTAAAAATTCTAAACTCTGCTGTTTTAGAATCTAATGCAGATATTAAAATCTCTATAGAAAGCAATTCGGTCTTTGGTTTCCAAAATAAATCGTTAATGGGTACTCACCTCAATTATATGGTAAACCCTGACTTTAATATAGGATTTACATGGATGAGAAAAGCGGAAAAACCAATTACACAAAAAGTAGATATTGGTGAGGAACCGTATAAAAATAATGTGGTTGGTGTAAATCTTTCTTATAGAACAGAGTTACCTTTCTTAACTAAGTTAATCAACCTTATTCCAACCATCTCTACGAAACAAAAATCCTATTTAACATTAAATGCTGAAGCTGCTCACTTGATTCCAGGTTCTCCACGTGCAATTACAAAGGATGGTATTTCGTATGTTGACGATTTTGAAGGTAGCCAATCTACTATCGACTTAAAGAATTTTTCATCTTGGAAATTAGCTTCTATTCCACATGGACAACCAGATATGTTTCCTGAAGCCAATTTAAAAAATGATTTACGTGCTGGCTTTAATCGAGCACACATGTCGTGGTATGTAATTGACTATTCTACTTTCCATAGAAATACGTCAACTACTCCAAAAAATATAGCTGAAAATCCTGCAGAAACTGAGAATATGAATGTTGCTTATGTAAATAAGACCGATTTATTCCCAAATAATAATCCTGCTTTAGGAGAAATCACCAATATTACAACCTTGGATTTAACTTATTATCCAAAAGAAAGAGGTATGTATAATTATGATACAACCAATACCGTTAATTCTGATGGTGACTTTATCAATCCAGAAAGCAGATGGGCTGGAATCATGCGTTCATTAACAACCACTGATTTTGAGCGAACAAATGTGGAGTACATCCAATTTTGGCTGCTAGATCCATTTAATAATGATCAAGATCCTGATGGAACCAATGTAGGAGGAAATCTTTATTTTAACTTAGGAAATTTATCAGAAGATATATTACCAGATTCTAGGAAAAGTTTTGAAAATGGACTTCCTAGAGAATATTCCAACACTGAAAATATTGATTATACAAAATGGGCAAGGATATCTACTCAACAAGTTGTTGTGAATGCTTTTGACAATGACCCTGATACACGTGCTCAGCAAGACGTTGGATTAGACGGATATAGTTCAGATAAGGAAAAGACAGCCTTTGCAAATTATGTAACTTGGATTCAAAATAATCCAGTACTTTCTCAACAAGCAAAAGACAGAATGTTGAAAGACGTTTCTAATGATGATTATACCTATTATCGTGATGATAGATATGACCAAAATAAATATGGTGTAATTCGAAGATATAAATATTGGAATGGACATGAAGGAAACTCTCCAACTCCTGAAATGTCAAAGTTGATTAATTCAGATGGATATAATACTCAGGCTACTAATACGCCTGATATGGAAGATATAAATAGAGATAATAACCTGAGTGAATCTGAAAGTTATTTTCAATATAAAGTTTCTCTTCACAAGAGTGATTTAAATGTTGGTCAGAACTATATCATCAACACCCGTGAATATTCAAAGGGCTCTAAGAATTACAAATGGTATCAATTTAGAATTCCAATTCGTAATCCTCAGAAGGCTGTAAATGGAATTTCTGATTTTCGTTCCATTCGTTTTATGCGTATGTTCTTAAATGAATTTGGAGAACAAACAACCCTACGTTTTGCTAAGCTAGAGTTGGTGCGAAGTGAGTGGAGAAAGTTCAGAGAGAGTTTAACACAGCCTGGTGATGGTATTCAAACTGATCCTGATTTAACAGCATTTGATATTGGAGCTGTAAATATTGAAGAACATGACCAAAGAGAGCCAATTAATTATGTAATTCCTCCTGGAATTTTGAGAGAAATTGACCCTTCTCAGCAATATCAACGTCAGTTAAATGAACAATCTATGACACTCGAGGTTTGTGATTTAAAGGATGGAGATGCGCGAGCTGCCACCAAAAATGTCGGTATGGATATGCTCCGGTATAAGAACCTAGAAATGTTTGTGCATGGAGAAGAAGTGGACCCAACGAAACCGCTCAACAACTATGATGTCACGGTCTTTGTCAGGTTAGGAACTGATTTTAAGGAAAATTATTACGAATACGAGATACCCGTCAAGAAGACACCATGGGGTGCTAAATCGGATTTGGCTATTTGGCCAGAGGAGAATAATGTTCGTGTCGTATTTGAAGAGTTAATTGCTCTGAAAAAAGAACGAAATAGAGCCATGGAGAGTCCGGGAACTGGAGCAGCCTACAATGTAGAATATACGAAAGTGGTTGATCATCAACCGGGCAAATCTGACAATAATAATGTGAACCACCCGAAACGTATGATTAAGGTGAAGGGAAATCCGAATCTGGCAGATGTAAAAACCATAATGATTGGTATTCGTAATCCAGCGCAAAATGGAGATAATCCTTGGAAACCAGATGATGGCTTTGCAAAATGTGTAGAAGTTTGGGTAAACGAATTACGTTTAACTGAGTTTGATAATAAAGGAGGTTCTGCTGCTTTGGCACAGATGGATGTGCAAATTGCAGATTTTGCTTCCGTTAAAGTTGCTGGGGCATACAGTGGTATGAACTGGGGAAGTATAGATAGCAGAGTTTCTGAAAGACAACGTGATAATCGTTTGAATTTAGATGTTAATGCAAATGCACAATTAGGTCAATTATTAGGTGAGAAGGCAAGAATTGATATTCCGTTCTTATATACATATTCAGTTGGAACAATTAATCCTCAATATGATCCATATAATCCAGATGTTGAATTAACATCGTATGATGGAGAAGAACGAAGAAAGCGTATGAGAGATGGTCAGGAATTTGACGAGCGTAAATCTTATAATTTCACAAATATACGTCGCCAACAAAAACCTGGAGGTAAGTCTCGTATTTGGAATATTAGTAACTTCTCATTTAACTATGGGTATAGTGAAAATTTACATAGAGATTTCAGAACGAATTACGATCGAACAAAAATCTGGAAAGGAGGACTCGACTATTCATTTAACGGATCGCCAAAACTGTGGGAGCCATTTAAGAATGTTGAGTTTATGAAAAAATCAAAATGGTGGGATATTATTCGTTCTTTCAATTTGTATTTAGGGCCTAAAAATATAAGTGTACGAAACAATATTATTCGTAATTACAACGAAAGACAGATTAGAAATAATATTCCAAATACTGCCTTTGAATTCCAACCAATTTATCTAAAGAATTTCATGTGGAACAGAGATTTCAATTTCCAATACGATATCTCGAAAAGTTTAAAGTTTGATTTTACGGCTAGCAATAATTCCATTTTTGATGAACCAGAAGGACAAATTGATAGAAAGAAAAATCCGGACAATTATCGTGTATTCCAAGACTCCATTAAATCTCAGATGAGTACTTTGGGGCGTGCTATGCGTTATAACCAAATGTATAATATTACTTACACTTTACCATTTAGCAAAATACCTGCTTTAGACTTCATTAATTCTAACATACGTTATAGCGGTTCGTATGAATGGAACAGGCCTAATTTAGGTATGGAAGCCTTCGGAAATACTATTCAGAATAGTAGAACAATTAATGCAACAGCACAATTGAATATGTTAACTCTCTATAAAAAGTCTAAATTCTTAAATAAAATTATCTCAGACGGAGGAGGTAGAACTGCTGCTGTAAGTAGGAATACTTTAGGAGGTGATAATAAATCTTCTGGAGGTGCTTCAAAAGGAAAAACGACTCCTAAGAACAATAGTAAATTAGCCAAAAAAGTAAAAGAACTTGAACAGAAACAAAAAGAGTTGAATAAAGTGAAGGTAGATAAGTTAAGTCCTGAAGAATTAGCAAAACATAACCAGGAATTAGCAAAAGTTGAGAAGAAACTTGAAAGTAAACAACCAAAACTAGAAAAGCAGAATGAGCAACTTGAGAAGCAGCAAGAACGTGAAGAAAGATATAAAGAAAAATATGGAAAACCTTTCCATCCAGTTGCTGGTTTTATGGGACGATTGGTTATGAGTGTACGATCTATATCAGGAACCTATGCTCAAAATGATGGTATTTTACTACCTGGATTTAACCAAGAAGCTCAATTTTTTGGTATGAATGGTACCACATTTGGGGATGGCCGTATGTTCCGCTTTGCTTTTGGTGACCAAGAGCGAAATGTATTTGGACAAGAAAATGGATTTAGAATTGCACCGTATGCAGGCGATAAAGGATATATTGTAGATACAAGTGGATTGAATACCCAACACACAGTTATTCATAGTCAGAATTATAACATTAAAGCAAGTTTAGAGCCTATCCGTGATTTAAAGATTGATTTGACGATGGATAGAAAATTCACACAGAACTCTTCAGAATTCTATCGTTTTTCTGATAGTTTGCTAACTTTTGAGAGTCAAAGTAGATTCTTAAGTACGACTGTAACTTATTCCACAATCTCCATAGGATCAGCCTTTGAAAGATTAACGAAAGAATATAAATCTCAGTTATTTACGAATATGCGTGACAAACGTCAAGAAGTTTCAGCTTTCTTAGGGGCTGGAAATCCTAATAGTATTTCAGATAGTTCGGGGTATAAAGATGGATATGGACCAGCTCAACAAGATGTAATTATCGGCGCATTCTTATCTACGTTTTCAGGTAGAAAAGTGAATAAAAGATCTATTTCACCATTGCGAAATATTCCTCTTCCAAATTGGAATATCTCCTATAATGGCCTTTCTAAATTCCCATTTGCGAAAAAAGCGGTACAAAACTTTACGCTTAGACATGGATATTCTTCTTCAGTAACAGTTGCAGGAATGCAGACAAACTTAAAATCTATGCAAGATGATGATGGCAACCTCACAGCGAGAGATATCAATAATAACTTCATTCCAAGTCAGCAAGTTCAGAATATTACCATTTCTGAACGATTTGCACCTTTATTTGGATTTGATGCTACATGGAAAGTTGGAGGAAATGGATTATTAACCAAATTTGAGATTAATAAAGAACGTTCGGCTTCGCTGGCGTTATCTAATAACCAAGTAACAGAAATGACTGGAACGGAATATATTATTGGTGTAGGATATAAATTCACTAAATTTAGATTACCATTCACTTTCCAAGGAAATAAACTAAAACCTTCTGATTTGAATTTCAGATTTGATTTCTCTATTCGAGATAACTTAACAGTAATTCGTAAGATAATTGAGAATACAACACAAGCTACTGCAGGTCAAAAGGTAATGTCTATCCGTTCTACCTTAGATTATTTAGTTACTAAATATTTGACGGTTTCCTTGTATTATGACCAACAATTGAATACACCAAAAATCGCCACATCTTATGTGACAGGAAATATTTCTTCTGGTATCAGATTACGTTTCAATTTGGGTGGCTTATAA
- the ruvA gene encoding Holliday junction branch migration protein RuvA, translating to MITYLNGKLVEKTATSLVVECGGIGYEVKISLNTFSSIGEVDTIKIYTQFVVREDAQILYGFKERDEREMFNLLTSVSGIGPSTAILMLSGLTTSEIAQAITTEDVVTIQKVKGIGGKTAQRVIVDLRDKMLKFSSITENISVSNNTMRFDALTALISLGFDKKAADKAISKVIRDEHTIETLIKDALKVL from the coding sequence ATGATTACCTACCTAAACGGAAAATTAGTAGAAAAAACCGCCACATCATTAGTAGTTGAATGTGGAGGAATTGGTTATGAGGTTAAAATATCTTTGAATACTTTTTCTTCTATCGGAGAGGTTGATACGATAAAAATATATACCCAATTTGTAGTGCGAGAAGATGCCCAAATTTTGTATGGTTTTAAAGAAAGAGATGAACGGGAAATGTTTAATCTCTTAACTTCTGTTTCTGGAATTGGACCTAGCACAGCTATTCTGATGTTATCCGGACTTACTACTTCTGAAATTGCACAAGCCATTACCACAGAAGATGTTGTTACTATACAAAAAGTGAAAGGAATCGGAGGAAAAACTGCACAACGAGTAATTGTTGATTTGAGAGATAAGATGTTAAAATTTAGCTCTATCACAGAAAATATTTCCGTTTCAAACAATACAATGCGTTTTGATGCGTTAACTGCACTAATTTCTCTTGGCTTTGACAAAAAGGCAGCCGATAAAGCTATCTCCAAAGTCATTAGAGATGAGCACACAATTGAAACTTTAATTAAGGATGCATTGAAAGTTTTATAA